The window CGTTCGCCCGACGAAATAACCACGCTGGTCAGTCAGTTGTTCCTAGGCACTCGTCTGGAATGTGCCAAGTGCCACCACCATCCCTTCGAGGTGTGGGGGCAAGACGACTTCTACAGCCTCGCCGCCTTTTTCAGCCGGGTGGGTTATAAGGGAACCGGGCTGTCGCCTCCCATTTCCGGCGAAGAAGAGATCGTCTTCACGGCCGAGACTGGCAGCGTCGCGCATCCGCTCACGGGCCAGTCGCTGGCGCCGCGTCCCCTCTTCGGCGAGGCTCGCGCTTCCAGCCCCCAGGAAGATCCTCGCGAAACGTTCGTCGACTGGATGCTCGGAGACGGCAAGGTTTATTTTTCACGCGTGGCGGTTAATCGCGTCTGGGCCGAACTTATGGGGCGCGGGCTGGTCGATCCCGTCGACGATCTGCGGGCCACTAACCCGCCTAGCAACCCTGCATTGCTGGACGCCCTGGCCGAAGAGTTCCGTCGCAGCAACTACGATCTCAAGGATCTGCTGCGTCTTATCACGCGATCGTACGTTTACGCCCTTTCGTCGGCCCCCGTCGAGCGCAACGTTGCCGACACGCGCAATTTTTCGCGACACTACCGGCAACGGCTCGAAGCCGAAGTGCTGCTCGACGCCGTCGGCGATGTGACCGAGGTACGCGAGTCCTTCAGCGCTATGCCCCCCGACGCGCGCGCCGTTGAACTGTGGACCCATCGCATCGACTCGTTGTTTCTGGATGCCTTCGGTCGCCCCGATGCCAATCAAGACCCGCCATGCGAGCGGACCGGAGAAACGACGGTCGTTCAGGCGCTGCATTTGATGAACGCGCCGAGTCTGAACCAACAGCTCACCAGTGACGACGGTCGCGTGGCAAGGCTAGCGGCCAGCAACCATTCGCCCGAGCAGATCGTCGAGGAACTTTATTTAGCTACGTACGCGCGCCTTCCTACCAGCGAAGAGTTAACGGCCACCACGCCGCTCGTCCCGGTCGAAGGTCCCTCGCGCCGCCAGGCGATCGAAGACCTGCTGTGGGCCCTGCTGAATACGCCTGAATTCGTTTTCAAGAATTGATTCGCACGAACACGAGGTTCGCATTTATGAGCCAGTCACGAAACTGTGAAGGCTTGAGCCGTCGCGATAGCCTGCGCTTGGGCGTTGGTTGCCTGGCGGGGGGCGGCTTTGTCGATCTGCTGCGGCTCGTTGGCCAGGCGAACGAATCGCGGCCGGGCATTCCGTCGCGCCGCCCGACCAGTTGCATTCTGATTTGGATGGACGGCGGACCTTCGCATTTCGAAACATTCGATCCCAAGCCCGAGGCCCCTGTTGAGATCCGCGGTGAGTTGGGCCCCATCGCGACGCGTGTCCCGGGAGTCCACTTTTCCGAGCATCTTCCGCGGCTAGCCGGCATGGCCGACAAGCTCGCGGTCGTTCGCTCGGTCTGCCACAACCAGGGCAACCATGGCGCCGGCAACCATTACATGATGACGGGCATGCCGCCACGAATCCCTGTCGGATGCGGGGCCTTCGTCAGCTTCCATCCCAGCCTGGGAGCCGTCACCGCGTACGAACGTGGCAACCGCGGCGGACTGCCTGCCTACTTTTCGATGCCCAGCATGTCGCGTTCGGGCGGACCGAATTTTCTCGGTGCCAAGTACGCACCCTTTGTTGTTGCGGACGACCCGAACAAAAAGGAATTTCGCGTCCGCGACGTGGCTCCGCCCGCAGGACTGGCCGGCGATCGGATGGCGAGCCGGCGCGAGTTGCGCAGCGTCGTCGATCGGCTCGCCCGCATTCCCGAGGAGGCCGCCGGAGATCCGGTGAAAGCGCTCGACGAGTATTACCAACAAGGCTACAGCCTGGTCACGAGCCCCGAAGCGCAGCGCGCCTTCGACATCAGCGTCGAGTCGGACGGCGTGCGCGACCGTTATGGTCGCAATCCGTTCGGCCAGCGGGCGTTGTTGGCCCGCCGATTGGTCGAGGCCGGCGTTCCCTTTGTCACGTTGTACGACAGCGGTTGGGACCACCACTCGGATATCTTCGGCGCGATCGAGCGGCGACTGCCGTCGTTCGAAAACGCAATTGCCACCCTGATCGAGGACCTGGAACAGCGA is drawn from Pirellulales bacterium and contains these coding sequences:
- a CDS encoding DUF1501 domain-containing protein, encoding MSQSRNCEGLSRRDSLRLGVGCLAGGGFVDLLRLVGQANESRPGIPSRRPTSCILIWMDGGPSHFETFDPKPEAPVEIRGELGPIATRVPGVHFSEHLPRLAGMADKLAVVRSVCHNQGNHGAGNHYMMTGMPPRIPVGCGAFVSFHPSLGAVTAYERGNRGGLPAYFSMPSMSRSGGPNFLGAKYAPFVVADDPNKKEFRVRDVAPPAGLAGDRMASRRELRSVVDRLARIPEEAAGDPVKALDEYYQQGYSLVTSPEAQRAFDISVESDGVRDRYGRNPFGQRALLARRLVEAGVPFVTLYDSGWDHHSDIFGAIERRLPSFENAIATLIEDLEQRGLLETTLIVALGEFGRTPKISTLPDQKKAGRDHWANAMSILFAGCGTPGGQVIGATDRTGHSAVERVLSPENFVATVYTKLGIDPGKIYYAPNGRPAHLVTDPTPIKELMG